From the genome of Thermosynechococcus sp. NK55a:
GATCGCCCATAGTTTTTGCTTTGAATCACGGCAAGAAGCCTGCTAGCCACTGGGCCAAGGGACCCTATCCCTTTGTTTTATTATATTCCCTATGAGTCTCTTTCTATGAAGGGCATTGCTTAATGCAACTCTGGGACACTAGACCCATTCCTGCATAGTGGCCACAGGTTAGCTTAGGAACATTACCGATGTCAGTCTAGGACAAAAAACTTCCTGGCAACAACCGTAAATCTACGGATTGAAGGTCTGGAAATACTCCCGCAGCCGCTGCAGAGCCTGACCGCGATGACTAACTTGTTGCTTTTCGACGGGACTCATCTCGGCAAAGGTACGCTGCTGACTGGGTACCCAAAAGACAGGATCGTAGCCAAACCCCCCCTGACCCCGGGGAGCGGTTAAAATCTCGCCTGCACACCGTCCCTCGGTTGTAACGGCAATCGTGCCATCGGGACGGGCGAGGGCAATGACACAAATAAATTCAGCGGCGCGATCGCTCACGTCGGCCATTTCCCGCAATAGCCGCTCAATGCGCTCAGCATCCGTCGCACCATAGCGAGCCGAATAGATTCCCGGTGCCCCCTGAAGAGCATGAACTGCTAGCCCCGAATCGTCGGCGATCGCCCACTGTCCCATTTGCTTGGCGGCAGTAGCGGCCTTCAAACAGGCGTTGCCCACAAAGGAATCCGCAGTTTCAGCAATCTCAATGGTGACTGGCAGGGCTAGCAACTCCCCAATCCACGGCTGTAACCAGCCTTGAAACTCCTTGACTTTGCCAGCATTGTGGCTCGCTAAGACCGCTTGGGCAAGAATGGGCATTTCCTATGGACGACGCTGCAACTGAATATGATCTTGCCGCAAACTGACATCAAAGTGCTGGAGAAAATCCTGCCCCAAAAGCCCAATCCTCATTTCAGGCCCAGCCACGGCAACGGGCAATTGCTTACGATGGACGCCACCGACACTTATGGATTGGACATAGACAACTGGCAGCACCACTTGACCATTGGCAGTATAAAACACGCGATTATCCACCACTTGAGCTGGGGTAATGCCCAAAGCCCGTGCCATCGATCGCGTAATCACTGTCATGCTGGCTCCTGAGTCCACCAGCATCTCAAACTGCAGTCGTTGGTTAAACGTAACTTGAATAACGGGAATCCCCTCTTGCCGCCGCAGAATCGGTATAATACCCCTGGGCTGAGTGATCACCGTTGCCATTGACGGAGCAGGGGTTGGGGGCAGTTGTTGCAATCGCAGCAATTCTTGACGATAGCTACCAA
Proteins encoded in this window:
- the rdgB gene encoding RdgB/HAM1 family non-canonical purine NTP pyrophosphatase, whose translation is MPILAQAVLASHNAGKVKEFQGWLQPWIGELLALPVTIEIAETADSFVGNACLKAATAAKQMGQWAIADDSGLAVHALQGAPGIYSARYGATDAERIERLLREMADVSDRAAEFICVIALARPDGTIAVTTEGRCAGEILTAPRGQGGFGYDPVFWVPSQQRTFAEMSPVEKQQVSHRGQALQRLREYFQTFNP
- a CDS encoding TIGR02281 family clan AA aspartic protease, with the translated sequence MAQEHGYWVLATLAGMVFLITPARGGPAVVLPESFYRAIANQDWATAVQILDQVIRAHPQQAQALGSYRQELLRLQQLPPTPAPSMATVITQPRGIIPILRRQEGIPVIQVTFNQRLQFEMLVDSGASMTVITRSMARALGITPAQVVDNRVFYTANGQVVLPVVYVQSISVGGVHRKQLPVAVAGPEMRIGLLGQDFLQHFDVSLRQDHIQLQRRP